DNA from Triticum aestivum cultivar Chinese Spring chromosome 7D, IWGSC CS RefSeq v2.1, whole genome shotgun sequence:
GATTCAGGCAGATGATCTTGACCATTCCTTAGACATCAATAATAGATTCTACATAATTTTCATTCAGTACAGGACAAGTTATTTTCCGCTTATTATACTTTTGCAGATGAACAGGTTTAACAATATGCAAAGTTCACACTATAGGATAAAGCACCTTTTCCTGAACTCGAGCATGTGCACGTAAATTTTCAATGCCCACTTCTGACATAAAATGACAACCTAATGTTTCCTTGGTACCACATAAATATAAAACCACGGTGCAGGGTCTGCAGGTGCTATGTATCAGAACCATATACCAAAAGGGAAGGCTGTATAAGACATACCTTAGCATAGTAAGAGCTTCCTTCTCAGCTTCAAGATATGATTTAGCTTCAGTGACAGCTTGGTGCTTGCTGCTCATATCAGAGGACAACTTTTCCAGATTTTCTTCATCAGCCATGACCTCTAGACTCTCAGTGGCCAGCCTATCATACATGCCATCAACTTCTGACCTTAAACATACGAGTTCCTGATTCTGACGCTCTAAAGCTGATTTTTCTTTTAGCAAGTCTGCAATTTCCTTTTCTTGATCCGTCCTCTCATTTGCAAGCTCGTGCAGAACATCTTGAAGATGCTTCTCAACTTCAAACCCACGGTCTTGCTCCTTTTTTATCTTGACTTCCCAATATTGTTTTATATCCCCTCTATTAATTAACTCTTCCATCATTTCACCCATAGCAGAAAGCCGGGACTGATTTTCTGCTTCAAGTCTATTTAGTTCATCACGTACTACTTCTTCCATTCTACCACTGGTCAGTGCAGCAGCCGCTTGTGCTTTTGTTACAGGCTTATGATGTTGAAGCCGCCTGGTGTTTCCTATCAAATACAGTGATAGCATAAGTTAACGATCTTAGCTGACCCACTTACTGATGTTGGCAACAATATGAATCGCAAAATGACACTAGAGAGCAATATCTAGTACGAGCAACAGTTCTTGTACTGGTGCGTTCATACAGAAAATAGTCAGCTAAGGTCATGCTTGTCCATAAGTTCACAACTTTTTGTAACAGTTCTTAAACCAAAAACAAAGATATCATCATAAAATCAAGTACCAGGACAAATATGCAGTTGAAGTAATCAACGGACTGTAATGGCCTAATTTGGCACACTTAATGTCTTCCCCAGAACATTGAAAACCACTTAACATTCCCAAAAGTTACAGTTAGATCCCTCTAATATAGATTCATATATTGAACAGGCAAATGAGACAGAGAAGCTTCGAGTGGGACAAGCATATATAGGGCAAAGTTACCCAAATAAGTTTCAACTAGCCCTAGATTCTTTACTTGATAAGACGAGCTCCATCCATATTGTTTACATAGAAACAACCCAGTGCAATCTCGGTTCAGGACAAACAGAACAGAGAAAACAGACCATGCTGAGCGAAGAGCACTTTCGTTATTACTGTAAATGATGGATAGCAGAATCCACAACCAATTATTTTAAAGGAACTTTACCATAACAGACTTGCTCTTTTCGTTGCAAAGTGTTATAGGGAATTCATCCAAtacagagaagaaaaaaaaacctaAAGGGTGACACGTTCAGGGATCTACTAAGTACTATTATATGGAGAAAACAATAAGCAGTGAGGTTTTCCCAGCAGCAGAAAAGTCACAATGCCATGGGACTTATTGTGTACATGGTAAACATGGGTGGTGGTTGGACGAGAACGTGGGGATTAGTCTAGCGGCCTGCCATTGTGGAGTGCAGGTGCAAGATAGTCGGGGTTCTTGGAGGTAAGCCTCCATTTTACATAGTTTATAGATTGACTGTCTATTTGTTTTCCCCGTACATCCCCTCTCTTTACAATAGAGTCAATCCTATAGTAATATTGAAATAGAACCCCACCCTAGTATGAACTCAAGAGACTTCCAATTTGGTGTGTCCCCTGATATGGAACGAACAGACCCTGCAACCAATTAGTGCCAACTCTAATCTGGTGCTAAGTGACTGACTATGAAACCAAGTTGATGGAGATAGAATCCGATGCTAAGATGAACTCAAGAGACTTCTAATCAGGTGTCTCTCCAGACTTCCAAACAAACTGAACCTGCAACAAGTTAGGTGCCAATCCTAGTCTGGTACCAATTGACTGAGTTCGAGACCAAGTCGACGGATGTAAGGGCCCTGCCTGTGCTGCTGCGTGCACAGGCATATATCCTTGTGGGTGTGCCTGCTGTAGTACTTCTGCTACATGATACATACAacttaagaaaaaaagaaaacagcaTAACTTTATGCATGAGCTCAATAGTAGCAAAAATAAGCCAAACAATTGAAAGAGAGACCGCAGAGATGCATGACTAAACTGAATCAAAGCACGTGTAAAAACAAGTTGAAACACACCATTAGCATATGGCAAAGTAAAACAGAGCTCCCAGTCACTAAAATAGGAAATCATCAAAATGACAAACAAAATTGTAATCTTGGTAAGCCTATTACTCTTAGTAATGCAATTTATAGAAAATCATAGCCTTGCAACCAATGGACGGCATATATAAATAAATTATTAgcaaatcataccaaaaactttgcTGACGATGCTGTGGTCACCGCCAAACAAGTCCACAAATACAGACGCTGTTACATCTGGCCAAGCGCTCAAATCCAAAGTATGAACATTTTTACTCAGCATCTGGACTGTAACCAGAGTCAGGATTCACAAAAGAATGAAACTAGAGAATAGAAACACTGCAGTAGAACATAAAAAGATCAGAAGATATATGTACCTTTTGGTCTAATTCTGATGCAAATGGATACTCCACTAGTAGTTTCCAGTTAACAAGATCAAAACGTGACAGATAACTACAGCAGCAACAAAGAATACCTTTTATTAAAACATTTCAGTTATCACCATTAAGGGGAAACTACATATTCCATATGTTAGTACCTTTCAGGTAGGAAGTTGGAATTTGTGTTGGCACTTTGAGAGCCATTTGCCGATGTTCCAAAGAAGCTTGATAGCTTGCTAGGCACAATGCCAGATTCTCCTAAAGCTTTTCACCATCAAAACAATGATTAGATTATCAGCATCTGAAAATCCAATGAAAAATATTTTGTTTCACAACAAAAGGCATAGGCTCAGAAATCAAAAGAGCATCACTTCACATTGCATGGCCAAAGTAGTGTGAAAGGAAAGACCATCTATTTGTTCGTTTCTAGGTTCAACACGAAATCATACATAAGCACTACGAAGGTTGGGCATGTGCATTGCCAAGACTCGCTTGACCGGCATTGGTTTGGCTAGGTGTATATGAAGCCTATCTTTGAGATGTAAGGACTTACTACACAAAGCTTTAGGTCATTCAATGTAAATAGAAACTTACACTGAATATACAAGAAATCCGGGTCATCAAAATCTACATCATCAAACGCACTTTCGAATGAACCAGAAGTTATTAGATTCGGTATGATCCTGTGCATCCTTTTCCTGCAAGACAGTGATAAATAAGGCAATATTAAAATGGCATGCAAAGCTCAGATGTTATGTAAATACTGCATTGCTTCATTACCTCTCTAATTTTGAGCATAATTTAACAAACCATCTTGCAAATTCCCTCCTAGTACAAAAGTCACCGGAGCTAGCATCATTCTCAATTATCTGAGGAACAAAAGGTGATGAAAACATTGTAAGAACTAATGTTGCTTTAAATAACTGTGTTTTTCTTAGAAGACAATTAGGCTGAAAGGGATTGATAAGTGACTCATAAAATACACAGCACGTCGTGTAAACTACATAAACACTTAAATTTCAAACATAGTAGGAGTGTAATCTAAAATCAATATGATATTTAGATAAGTATATGAACTAGGCGTTCAAGATAATTTTCTTTCTCTAATCAATTGTTAGGTGATACTGCACAACAACACACAATATTAATATGCTAAGAAGATACAGAATCCAAGTGAAAAATAACAACAAGGAAGATTTTTCATATCAGGTACCATACTGAAACCTAAATTAAGATGCAAAGTTGTAAATATGTAACACACCTGTAGCTTCTTCAATATGGACAAAGCTTCCTCATGCATGGGATCTACAGGGACTGTAAAAGAAATACGGACACCGCCAGCTGGTATGTGGTTTTGGCTTGAATCATCAGGTGATGTGGCATTCCTCTCATGAACATTTACCCTCGAAACATCAATTGTACCCAGCTCTCTGACGCTTGCATCATCTTCAGGAATTTCTGTCGAGTCCGGCACTGAAAGCTTCTCTTGAACATAATGCAATGGGGCACCGATAAGTTGCTGTAAACCTGAAAAGCGGTGTTTAAATTGTTTATTTTAGTTCTTCCATTACCCTGAAACGAGCTAACTCTATCGCGAGGGGGAGAGGGGTAGCATCGCTGCCATCGTAAACAAATCAGACGTGAAGCTAATTTATAGCCGGTTAGCAGAGATTAAAGTTGTACAAGAATGGACAGTTCCCAACAACCAAACAATTCAAATGATTATCACAAGCTCCAAATCTACCTTTCCATTTTGAACAGCATGAAGCTGGTGAGAATAGTACAAGTACTTGGGTAACATAGGTTCAAACAAATTTTACAATGCTCTGCTGTACTTCCTCTATCCTCTTACAATTTTCAGGGACTAGTATTTATATTGTTGGGGCTAGAATGGGGACGAACTTACACTTCCTCGAGGATGGAGAGCGCCAAGTGATCCCAGCCAAAGCGATCGCTGCCGAAGCACCCAATCCGACCACAATAGCTTTCCCGAACCCTGCAAATGCAATCCCCACGGGTCACAGCGGAACAACAAAATATCCTCTCAAAGGTACAATCTCTCCGCGTCCCGTACTCAGCGAGCAGCGTACTCAGTCAGAGATCTACCTGCCCTCCCCTTTTCCGCCGGCTGCTCGGGGAGCCACCAGCCGCCAAGCCCGTCGTCCGAGTTGCCGGCGGCGGCTGGGACCCAGCTAGCAGACACCTTCGCGGCCGCGCGGCGGCGGAGCTGCGGAAGGAGAGGAGCGTGGtgccgcggtggcggcgggggcggggtGAGGCGGAGCGTGTAGGTGGTGGCGGTGGCCATGGCGCGGCGCGACCGAGGGCTAGGGTTTTTATGCCGCCGGCCTCATCGTACGGCGTCCATTTTGGGTCTAGTGCATAACAACAACGGAGGAGTCGGTTTTTCTTCGGATTTACTCTTTCGCGATCGGCCGCTCCAGGGCTCGATTCGAACCAGCAGCGCACAAGGCAAA
Protein-coding regions in this window:
- the LOC123165007 gene encoding uncharacterized protein, yielding MATATTYTLRLTPPPPPPRHHAPLLPQLRRRAAAKVSASWVPAAAGNSDDGLGGWWLPEQPAEKGRAGFGKAIVVGLGASAAIALAGITWRSPSSRKCLQQLIGAPLHYVQEKLSVPDSTEIPEDDASVRELGTIDVSRVNVHERNATSPDDSSQNHIPAGGVRISFTVPVDPMHEEALSILKKLQIIENDASSGDFCTRREFARWFVKLCSKLERKRMHRIIPNLITSGSFESAFDDVDFDDPDFLYIQSLGESGIVPSKLSSFFGTSANGSQSANTNSNFLPESYLSRFDLVNWKLLVEYPFASELDQKMLSKNVHTLDLSAWPDVTASVFVDLFGGDHSIVSKVFGNTRRLQHHKPVTKAQAAAALTSGRMEEVVRDELNRLEAENQSRLSAMGEMMEELINRGDIKQYWEVKIKKEQDRGFEVEKHLQDVLHELANERTDQEKEIADLLKEKSALERQNQELVCLRSEVDGMYDRLATESLEVMADEENLEKLSSDMSSKHQAVTEAKSYLEAEKEALTMLRSWVEQEAARVHERAEVLERAVRRWRVPAD